One segment of Argiope bruennichi chromosome 11, qqArgBrue1.1, whole genome shotgun sequence DNA contains the following:
- the LOC129957547 gene encoding uncharacterized protein LOC129957547, which produces MKHPKKMEDRKNLETNPNKLKIIDMGNNCHVIIQIPDQPDSVMAMGFDISSLHFMSLQELAMRRLAVQLCSHRKMLAYAVQTDSASRRQKEHETTMYDLLKDLLSEAKVPQTLKHELFSLMKSVSREIIKWLDLHENYLGPCNLNEMENLEHLCWTSLGSVDYRETAAALIRHEKLGVTQCYKLACLYCLEEDIRELWRKMPEKTKKSYYDAKSANLEQPDLVIIWTFILKDKVKKFLRYLEEKGKFYPSINHLAFECAATHGYKTAAQYFYEKLKFEDREEPLMNTAMAVADERSTDFYSYMEERQEFGDVLSYLLSVMQPYEQKILLWYHPCEILKCALDWPRHDAFIELAKSAYPFLSLHTYIRVLFNLSRNSSWGYNHSKLFQEFLLLEPVDFSLALIVYNDILRDFIRSDDIETVKFLFRHLEAQGKDDPILGSTGSFINYELIKEGKWDLMNLFIEEAHLSKGSRRRNVKFFSESSGLHLDKEEIQGLIDLKNYTVEDIGTLEDVKNNTDLEIQEEERERPKAVKKLLIPLKTVYDKCVNFLFQ; this is translated from the coding sequence ATGAAGCATCCCAAAAAGATGGAGGATCGGAAAAATCTGGAAACAAACCCTAATAAACTTAAGATTATTGACATGGGAAATAACTGTCATGTAATTATACAAATTCCTGATCAGCCAGACAGTGTAATGGCAATGGGGTTTGATATCAGCAGCCTGCATTTCATGTCGCTTCAAGAGCTTGCTATGAGGAGATTGGCTGTACAGTTGTGCAGTCACCGTAAAATGCTTGCGTATGCTGTGCAAACCGATTCAGCGTCGCGACGTCAAAAGGAACACGAAACAACGATGTACGATTTGTTGAAAGATCTTCTATCTGAAGCTAAGGTTCCACAAACGTTGAAACACGAGTTATTCAGTTTAATGAAATCTGTTTccagagaaataataaaatggttgGATctccatgaaaattatttaggtCCGTGTAACCTAAACGAAATGGAGAATTTGGAACACCTGTGCTGGACTAGCTTGGGGAGTGTGGATTATCGGGAAACAGCCGCAGCACTCATTCGTCACGAAAAGCTGGGCGTGACACAATGTTACAAGCTGGCTTGTCTGTACTGCTTGGAAGAGGACATCAGAGAGCTTTGGCGAAAGATGCCCGAAAAAACCAAAAAGTCCTATTATGATGCCAAATCTGCGAATCTCGAGCAGCCAGATTTAGTTATTATTTGGACTTTTATCttaaaagataaagtaaaaaaatttcttagatatcTTGAAGAAAAAGGGAAATTCTACCCCTCCATTAACCACCTAGCGTTCGAATGTGCTGCAACCCATGGTTACAAAACGGCTGCtcagtatttttatgaaaagttaaaGTTCGAAGATCGAGAAGAACCGCTGATGAATACCGCCATGGCTGTAGCAGATGAACGTTCAACCGATTTTTATTCTTACATGGAGGAACGCCAAGAATTTGGCGACGTTTTGAGCTATTTGTTGTCCGTGATGCAGCCGTATGAGCAGAAGATCTTGCTTTGGTACCACCCTTGTGAGATCTTGAAGTGCGCGCTGGATTGGCCCAGGCATGATGCCTTTATCGAGCTTGCAAAATCCGCATATCCTTTCCTTTCATTACACACTTACATCCGGGTGCTTTTCAATCTATCTCGAAACAGTTCCTGGGGatataatcattcaaaattatttcaggaATTTTTACTGCTCGAACCCGTTGATTTCAGTTTAGCGCTGATAGTCTACAACGACATTTTGCGAGATTTTATCCGAAGTGACGACATAGAAACtgtcaaatttcttttcagaCATCTGGAAGCTCAGGGAAAAGATGATCCTATTTTGGGGTCTACAGGGAGTTTCATTAACTACGAACTAATCAAGGAGGGTAAGTGGGATTTGATGAATCTTTTCATCGAAGAGGCGCATCTGTCCAAAGGAAGCAGACGGAGGAATGTGAAATTTTTCAGTGAAAGCAGTGGATTACATCTGGACAAGGAAGAAATCCAGGGTCTCATAGACCTCAAAAATTACACTGTAGAAGATATAGGCACTTTAGAAGATGTCAAGAATAACACTGATCTTGAAATTCAAGAAGAAGAAAGAGAAAGACCGAAGgctgtaaaaaaacttttaattcctttaaaaacagTATACGATAAGtgtgttaattttctttttcaataa